The Sesamum indicum cultivar Zhongzhi No. 13 linkage group LG6, S_indicum_v1.0, whole genome shotgun sequence genomic interval TCTGAGGATAATCTGTctgtttttgtcatttttggaATTTAGTAGTGTTGTTGGTTGATAATCAGTTGGTTGTGATTTTTCGGTATTAATTTCTATCTATGATTTTAActaaaagatatttatttctGAAAGGGGGGAGAATTCTTTAAGTTCGGACGTGGAGttagtttcgtggaatttgaAGTCGTTCGTTTTATTGGTAATAGGGTTTGGAATTTTAGTAATGGAAATCATCGAGTAGGGCTTGTGGAAGTTTGTGCGTTTGAagatattcattaatttggcGTGATCTGAGTATTCCATTTTCCTTCTATTACTTGTGATTTTACTCCCGGATCCTTGTTGAGGTGGAATTTAAATGGCTGTTGGCCTGTGGCATATACTGTACAGCTGTTTCTTTGCAAAGCAGATTTCAAAGGTTTTCGAAGTGTTCAGAAATAATTGATGAGTTGGAGGTCATATGAGTCATATCCTTCAATAAGTTAGGACTTAATTACACATATGAATACAGGATTGGAGTTGGTGTTGGTAGATAAAATCACAGCTTTCACTGCATTTTTGGCATAGTTGTAGGGGCTTATAGGTTTATTGTTCCCTGGCTATAGATCATGTTCTTTAGGAAATTGTTGACTGTTACAATTATGCCTCCTGTCTAAAGTTTAGGGGCATCATTGAAGTAAAAGCATAACTCTCCGCACCCTTTCTCATTAACGTCTGTCACTTCCGTATGACTTTTCCAGGGAGCCAGCAGAGAAAGAAATGCAGGGAGGTAGAGATCCATTCTTTGGTTTTGGCGATCCGTTCGGTGGTTTTGGTAGTTTTGGCAGCTTTGGTGGCCAAAGGAGTCTGATATCTAGCTTTTTTGGGGGAAGGGATCCATTTGATGATCCTTTTTTCACCCGTCCGTTTGGAAGTATGTTTGAATCAGAGTTTTTCGGCTCTACTAGAGGGCCATTGATGAACCCACATGCTTCTGGGTTTCTTGAACATCAAACGGCCCAATCCAATCGATCAAGGGGACCAATAATTGAAGAGCTGAACTCTGATGatgaaaaagatgaaaaggaaagcagaaaggagaaaaaagagaatCCAAGAAAACATGGAAGGTCCAACCGAGAGCCTCTGGTGGAGGATCCCGATGATGAAGCTACTGGTGTGTTTTATATTCTAATGGTTGATTAGACTTTTGCTTTTGATGGGTGTTTATATACTCCTTTTTGGTCTTGCAGAGAAAAAGAGTAAGCAAATGTCTCACAGAAATGATATAAACCAGATGCACCATGTAAGGTCGCAGCCCCAGTCGCATAGCTTCACTTTTCAAAGCTCTACTGTTTCTTATGGTGGTGCAAATGGTGCGTACTACAGTTCTTCTAGGACAAGGAGGATGGGGAGTGACGGAGTAAGTCCAACTTCTTGCTGAATTGTTTGCTCTGTTTTTCGTTGGGCTTGGTCTTATTTCCATTAATGTGCATATTATCACCTCTGTTGATAGTTAACATTTGAAGAATGCAAAGAAGCTAATTCATCTACTGGTCAAGCAACTCATAGGGTGTCAAGGGGCATCCATGACAAGGTATGCTCCCTACACTCTCAATACTCTCCTATCTCATGTATATATACGACATGAATCTTTATTTTGGCAATTCAAGTGTCTGGATGTGATTTTTTACCATGTTTTTAGGGTCATTCTCTCACAAGGAAATTGAAGTCGGATGGTCATGTGGATACAATGCAGACTCTGCACAACCTTAATGAAGGTAGGGTGATAGTATTTATGTGAAGCTCACCAGCCTGATGATACTGTTGcgacaaaaatattgataattttcttgCTTAGATGAACTTGCTGGTTTTGAGGAAGCGTGGAAAGGAAATGTTAGGAAGCATCTCCCTGGATTGAGTGAGGAAATCACTGCTCAAGATGTTATGCGTATGTCATGCAACTCTTTTTCTGctccttttttcctttatccTGCGGAGGTTGACTGCTTCTGatattcaaattcaaccaTGATATTGTTGGTTGCTCCGTAATCACTATGTCCTGGTGGTTTTCTGTAATGAAGTTACTATATTGCGGTGAAGATACGTTTAACTCAGGTCTGGTAAATTTTGGAACTTAGGAAATGATTAGGTTCAGCATGACAAGCTTATTGTTTGCATGTGATGCCGTGGTAAACTATACCATTTCCTTGTCTATTCTAATTTGCCATTGAATTCAATTTCCATATAGCGGGCAGGGATGGTTTAAGCTCATCCTCTTTAAGTTTTTCGGCTTCTCCATATTGGTTAAAGTGTCTTATATGCATAGTTATTAATGGTGCGTGCCACGGCGCGCGGCGCACATTGTGCAGGCTGTAAAATGGCGATGAGTTGCTTATGGTGATACCATGGCGTGCGATTGTCCATGGTGCGGAGGCGCCTATGAAAAGGGCTGGGGCCTAAAAAAAACTGAGCGAAGCCCAGTTTAAATAAAGGCTGGGCTTTTTAGCCCAGCCTTTATTTcagttaatttattaaaaaaaaacaatcaaaatgtCTTGCAAAACGAGTGAAATTAGAAATTAGGGAAGATTTGGATTTTGAATGAtggatattatatatttgtgcttatttcataatgattatttgtttaatCATCTTGTATGTtttgaactcttttttttttcccaaaaacttattatttcGCAAATTTCTGTTATGGTATGATatgatgattaaaattatttctagtatttatatttacttatttgtacATTATTGATGTGAATATATATCGatgtatgaaatatataatttatttctgtaCATGTGCGCCGTACTATAAAACTGTGCGCACGCACCGTGCCGTGCGCCATGGCTCCAAGGGACCCTTGCGCCATGGCGCAACATGCGCTATTAACAGCTATGCTTATATGTTCATTTGGTTGTTGAAGCATCCACAAAAGTTGGTACATGGTGAATGATTTAGTTGTGTGCTTCCGTCATGTTGGTCGTCCGAATTTTGGAAGGTAGTTAAGATATACTACTAGGTCTTACATGTATGTGCTCACTGACCTTTGCCAGTCCTTGTCAAATTATCTGTTTCGTCAGTCTGACCTTTTGATGTCTCGACTGAGGGGTTTGAGGGTTTTTGCACGTTGATTGCCTGTGAAATTTTTAGGATCTGCAAGCAGCAGTCAGCAGAGAAGTAATAGAGGTGGCTGGGCGCTTCCTTCTACTGAAAGATCCAACAATCTTGGAAGCTTGAAACCAGAGGTTGGAGGAATGGCAGGTTCCCGACATCATTCAGGAAGAGTGAGAACTCATCTCAGTGATGGAGCAGGCTCATCGCGCCTTAGGACAAATGGAGCTGGCTCCAGTAATCAAGCGCAAAGACATTAGAAATTTCCACAGATGATTCCACTTGGAAGTCCCTCTACCAAGAGGTGGCACTTATCCTGGTTTTATTGTGAGAAATGTATATCGGCAAATCCTGCATCAAATTTGTGGTTGGCACTAGTTCGAATGTAGTAGTTCGGTGTCGTTTACGATTTCCAGTAATGAACATATAGGGTaatctcttttaatttttcagagGCTTTAGCAATATGAACGTCTACTTTCTCTTCGTTTTTGCTACCAGTTTCTTTCAAAGTTGGTGGTGCTGAAAAACAGGTGACAGGTTATATCAATCTGTAAGATGCTTTTTAATATTGAAGCTGCGGTTATCTTCAATCTTTCTGCAGACATACATCCTTGCCAAGATGGTGTAATGGATTGTTGTAATCTTAGTTTCCGGGTATGGATTTGGGTTTCATATAGTCTTTATAGGATTTCTAACATTGATTCTGTACAATCTTGAGGTTTTTTTTCACTTAGATAGCTAGTTTTTCACgtcaatatcaaaatttggggatatattatacttagaccttttttaaaatgttaaattatatttttttcgaaagaaattttgatattacatttacactctTTTGGGAATTCTCAATTTATGTCAGATCTCTCTCATTATGGTTTGAATGGAAAATTCTTATGTAAGTAAAAAAAGATTGcttaaactttttgttttgcatttcattaatatttttttatgtctatttttatatttgtaaagggataaatataatgtatatataaatttatatagtgagttaatattattatattttttttataattataaaattattatataaaaacgTAGAAGGAGGAGTAAaaaatctttgttttttaaaaatatttttaatttaaattttaataaaatgatgttAGGTGTAAACAGTGAGTTTTCAAAATGGGTAtaagtgaaattttaaaacttttttgagGGTAAGCGCGATTTTGCATTTGCAGTTGAGGTCTATGTGTaatcaaactttaaaatttacttggtacataaattttattattaatatcattttgatAGCCGAATATTTATACACGATCAAATTGGTATATCAATCTcactattaatattattttgatattctattaattttctattttttttgttataattatcattttacccttaaattttaaaataagattactaaatatacttaatgaaaattaaagaaatatgaattaggataaatattttagtcatctATTTATTCGTTCAATTTGGTTatccaaattattatatttttaatactttttaccacctttatatttattcattaaacaaatttaaagtactaatttttctaattaatataataaaaatatagaacatAAGTATGATCgaagttatttatttgtatttaattaagatattaaaatttacttataaaacctaaaaatttaaatttttttcaaaattgcaataCCGTCTTGgatttaatatataacatagttacttactaaataatatcttatgaaaaattgtaaataaaattagtgaaaaatgatttaaaaaattattatctaatataATAATCAGATATAATAACATAGGGAAATTAGTTTTTCCTTCCAATTTCACCTAAGCATCAGGACGCGGCTATTTAAGCCacgttaatattatttgtttgtttaaaaatatagctGTCCCACTCTTCCGacaacttaataaaaattcgATGATCAAAGGACGAAATtcgcaaaaattaaaaagttaaaaggtCCATTTTACTATCGTATATGATTAAAGTACTAAAATACTATATGGACACCAATTAACCCTAACAAAATTGGTGATgaattttactcatttttctGATTAAAAGAATTGAGAGCCACTACCACTAGGAAAAGattattcatcaaaatttaatccctatttttctattttaggGTTTAACAGTTTCCTTGATTCTGATGATGGCAGCCACAGCCATCAACATGGTGCTCGCTCGATCAATATTCCGCCCTACGCTTCATTCGCAGATCTTCGTTCCTTTGTTTCGTGCGAAGTCGCAGGTTAATGACTTCGGTATAACACCAGCTGGTTACTCCGCTGTTAGGTGCGCCTCGACGAAATCCGGCGGCGAGGAGAAGAAGTCGCCGGCGCGGCTGGCGGAGGTTCAGCGGCTGCTATACCAAGCTGAGGAGCGCTATAAAGCCGCCGGAGGTGGTGTGGAGCCCATCCCCAAATTAACACTTGGTAAAAGTTCTGTAATTTGGTTTGGTTGTATATACTTTTTGAAAGTATTCTGGAAGCGAACGAAATGTCCATTTTTTGGTTGTTGTTAATAGTGTTGTTTTAGAGTATAAGTTTCGCTTGACGCGGAACCGTTGAAAGAGAGCTTACATTAATGTCTTAGCTGTGCAACATCGAATTACTGATGATATTTTTGTGTTCTTGAGGAATTTGACTTATAATGCTTTCTGCATAATCATAATGCACTATATTGACAGGATTCTGGTAGCGCTGAAGTGCAATAGAAACTTGAAGAATTACTAATACAAGCTGACCATAAGTGTGTAAATAAGCATGATGTGTGCATTACCTGACTATCTGATTCCTTGTTATTGCATTGGGAAACTTTTGCTTGCCAGATGTCCATTTTTCACGAccttccttttctttattcCCCATAATAAGCTTTACACTTTACCCTGGAGTCACATCCTGCTGGTCTGAGGGTCTTCTTCAATCAGTTGAGTTTTTAAGCTGCAGGGGCCTTTTGCCGGGTAGAATAGAAAAGGGCTCCGTAAGTTTTTTGATGGGCTTGAGGCCCGAGTTCAATAATCTTAGATCCTCAATTCAACATTGAGTTCTTACACCAGACATTGATAGAGCAGTTGCCAGTTGCTGATGTGAGATCCGAGGAGACTCAACTTCCTTCCCTTTCTGTGTCTGTGTATGAAGAATTACCGGTCTTACGAAGAGCAGATGGAAGAATAAGGCcctattctttttatttttagaagagCTGAGGTTCCCTTCtaggattttatttttctctattttaccTTCCCTTTGTTCATCTCATCTACAATCGCAAGTCAATAGCCCATACTGAATTCCTCAAGGTGTCCGCACTTTGTTGCCTAGTTGCTGAGGGACAATGATGGTTCATTGACCACCAGCTCATCCACATAGGCTATGGCCCTGTTGTCTGTGCCTTTTGAGCTTATGGTTGCATATTTGAAGGTTAGTGGCTGGGTTTCCGCCATCATCTGAAGAAATGATACGGTGAATTGTTTACTTCAAAGCAGATGCTTTGACCAAGCAATGATTTCCTCTTTAGTGGTATATGGAATTTTTCTTTGTAGAAGTTCCTATGCAGAAATCTAGAATATTGCATCTTGTCCCAGTGCATGAATTAACCAATTAGAATGGTGGTTAGGACCATGACAGATTCTAGTGCTTTTCTGTCATCTTTGCGTCTATCACATAAATATCATGGCATTTTGgtgatatttaaatatgtcTCCATATTCTGGTTGTTAAGCATCTCTTAAATATCTAGGCTCTGCAACTCACCAACTGGTAGCTCCTGCATAACCCGTATTGATTTTTGGTTGGTTTTGACTATGGACAAATTCGTAAGGCTGCCTAATTCTGTCTTACCTATTTTTTATGCTTCACTTAGAGGagactttatttttctatttttttggcaTGGATTGGGGAATTTATAGAAGATGGGTTCTGCTAGATCCTCGATACATACAGGCCTTTTTTCGTGCTGTTCTGGCTGTAAACTACATATTATTAGGATTGAATAGGCCATTGCGCACTTGGTTTCTGCTTTACTTGGTAATGAATGTATAGTattcttcaattcttttttgtgCACGCAGAGCATGTCACCATAGGCTATGCTAGGAGTGGTGGGCCTGGGGGACAAAATGTCAACAAAGGTGTGTGATGCCACTTTTCATCCATTAGgatcattttcaattattcaatCTTCTGGGTATGCATATGCGCTTATTAGATTCTTATCTCTGCAGTGAACACTAAGGTTGATATGCggtttaatgtaaaaaatgcACATTGGTTAAGTGAAAGAGTAAGGGAGAGGATTATGCAAATGGTGAGTCATTTtctgatttcttttttccataattttcCATGTTCTATTTCATGCAGCTTTTTTATCATGCATATTAATGGAGGATATACATGTATgtgtttcatttttcttcatttgatCTCGTCTTAGCGCAATGCACTAAAGTTTTTAATGGCTGTTTTTTAATTCTCAATCTGGGGTTTCattgtatgaaaaatataacttaatGAGAAAAGTAACATAGGCGATAGAAAGGGCCCAGAATAGGCtgcaaaaggaaagaaaaaaaacagaagaacagaaggagaaaaaaggaggaagaagagagaaaagaagataGAAGAAAAGGAACAAATCTGAGCCTGGGAaaagaatgaagaaataagaaaCATGTAAGAAAATAgaggagagaagaaaacaaagacaTACGTTCAGAGAGAGGAATGCAGGGCAGCTAATCTAGATGTTTGCGGTGCTGCCTGGGGAAGGCACCCAAGCATGCACCTAAGGCCAGCGCCATTCTTCAAGAATACATTCTTGCTTGCCAGTTTAACATGGTGCACCATTAACAACTATGGTCCATGACAGGAAGGTATTAAGTTGGCCAGTTTAAACTTATGTTCTCTTCATGCTCTTGACTTGATAAGGAAAAAGGCCTTCCTAACTTGTCTTGCATTTCTCTCCCTGTATTACatacatttttcttcttgatgcTTCCTGCCATTTTTGACAGAGGTTTGTTGCAATGTGCAATatcacaattttcttttgaatcttgtttttctctcattttccCCGTAGAGTCGCGATTTGGGACTCACTAAACAATGCTATAAGTTGATCACTAACCTTGGCATTCCCCTTTCTTGCTTTTCTGTTATTGACGTATTTTGCTGCACTGGACCATGGACTCTTACTTGGCCTAATTAGGTCCTTCTTCAAGAAATCACCCACTTATACCTGATTCAACCTTCTTAGATCTTCGGGCATCTAAACTCTTAATTTAGTGGAGATGCTTTTTTTCGTCGAAACCCTTGCGATAAGGTAGCCGAAGTCTTTCCCACGTTCCAAAAAGCCAAAGGGCACAGGCCGTTTTTTCAAAACTCTCGCGGACTTTATAATATACGCTCACAAAATTTCTCTCTAGCCTGACATACAGTTGCTAATAGGTTATTTTGCACCAGCGCCTCTAATATGAGACGCTGTGTTACTTTGGCACATCAGTTTCTTATGCTATATCCAGTCAGGAAGATATGTTTTTGATACACTCTTGACAGTGCTCCATCCTCTCGTAAGTAAGATGACTCTGCTAAAGATGTGTTTGAAATACCTAAAAGAACTATTAATTTGAGCCCCAAAAGAAATATCTCTCTTGTATCATTTTTAGGTTTGAGTACATGTATTAGTGTGAATATCTTGTTACGCCAAATTTATGTAATGCATCTAAGTTATCCTCATTTCTCCCACTACATAGATTATAAGTCCTCGCAAGTTTTTGTATGGATGTATAGCATCTTCTATTCTTAACTACTCATACTTGTGGCAGGAGAAGAACCGGATCAATAAAGATGGGGAGATTGTGATTACTTCAACGAAGACTAGAACTCAACAGTAACTCTTCCCCTCTACTCTATTATggtttctcatttttattgtaGCTAGAGCACTTGCTTACAGATATCTTTGTTGTTAGGGGTAATGTCGAAGATGCTTTGGCTAAATTACAGGTATTCActtaccaaaaaaagaaattgcagGTACATATAGAAACCTactttgtttggtttcattcggagatggcccaaaacaaACTCAATGTTTGCCTGCTTTTTTTTGGCACCTTATCTGTGTGAATATTTTGTCTTGggctttctatatataatatgtacacacatatatataaatataatataaaagagacgtgatttgacaatgaacactgatttttgtctccaaaaacACAATGTTAAACATACAACacctatatatacatatataaatataaatatatataaaggagacatgatttgacaatgattAATGAACAATAACTTTTGTCTCCCAAAGCACAATATCAAACAtacaacacttattttaaattattttaaatcatctctaaaaacaaatccaaacatacacaatGTATTTCTTTGTCTTAGTTGCTTTGTGGCTAGAGATAGGGGCTATATGAATGTTATGAACTATCACTGGTGTTACATGGCGTTTTTAGTTGTGGAAAGATTTTCTGTGCTTGCGTTGAATCATTTCTGAATGAATGAGGCAGGCTATTATTGATGCTGCTTCATATGTTCCGCCACCTCCTTCAGAAGAGACAGTAAAAAAGATTGCCAAATTGTAAGGACGCATCTTAGCAAAATGcactttcaattttgtttctctctgtttccccccacccccaccttCTTCCTTGCATTCCTTGTCTTTGTTTTGTCTTTTGTTTCAAAGAACCAATTTACTGCTAGTCAAAGTCAAGGTTATGGATTAACTgacattttctctttttcaccCAAAGGTCGGCTCTTGCAGAGCAGAAACGGCTGGACAAGAAGAAAGCACAGTCGCATAAGAAATTGCTACGGAGAAGCCGGGGTAGTTGGGACTAATCTGTGCGTGTAGCTTGTTAATGTTACTTTTACTTGCCTAAGGTTCAGTGATTAGTGCTCTGAACGACATTTAGTTCCTTGCCATACTTCTGCTGTTGTTTTATACGGCCATCTGTTGAGCAGCAAACTGCCATTGTCAGCACTTAATTCCAAGTAAATGAGTTGCTGCTGAACGAACAAGAGAACCACTCCAGTCAAGTCTCCTGAATATTGGATTTTACAGTGAAAGAAATAACACATCTGACACATTAGCCATGTTATTCTGAATTTTACCTAGCAGGAAAGGCTAgatatatttgatttgttaagaTTTGGCGCCTTTTCTCTGTTGGTTGAAAAATTGCCTTATTTTCTCAACACATTCTTTTTCCCTCCAGAGCTATTGTCCTTCAATAATCTTGTTTTGGGCTGCGCATGTTGGCTTATGACTTTTGTAGTCATTGAATTCTGGTGCAATATAGCCGAGTCATTTGATCGTTTCTGGTTTGAAAGTAGACCAAATGAAAGGATTCTCCTTTTAAAATTCTCTCAGTTGATGGATTATTTTGTAAGCTTCAgcatattaaattacaataggCTTTTTAGtgatttgtcataattacaaatgctattcattgtttaaaatgttacaaatattttcttaaaattaatgactGTTTAATGAATACAACGACAAGCAAGCCCGTTGTAAtatactttatataaaaatggaCTATTGGAAAAAGCTTCACACTAAAATCTTCAGTTAATTTCAGTGAATTCTATCAGCAGAATGATGCAGCACATATCCATTAAACATATTCATCCATAGGTAATCTTAAATATTATGTCCAGTGCAGaaaccaaattcaaataacaTATGTAGGTGACTTGTCTCTGCTGTATAAAGAAGAAGCAATCAACTTTTACCAAACTCATTTTCATTGTGAACAGAATGCACAGAAAAACTCTAAATTACTCTTCTTTCTTATGtacaaacaaagaaaacaacCAAAAATATGCTACAGCCAACTTCATTCTACAAAGAAATTATGTCCTGATCACATACTCTTCCCCTGACTGTTCATCTATATGTCTAATCCACTTGCTCTTGCTCTTCCCCTTAACTTTGTCTCCCCCTTTTGCACCAATATGAGCTATGTCCAACCCCTGCCCCACCGGCAGCAACACCGACCTCACGATCCTCGACTTCCGATCGAGCACGCTGCGCCACCTGAAATCCGAGGCGGCCCTGGAGCTTGCATTCTTGCATACCAGAACAGCCCCTCTATGGCCTAGTTTTGCCACCCTCAGTATTCTCACAAAGTCGTTTCTCGTCCCATCCACCACCAGGAAATCAATCCCTTCCAGCCCTTCCACAGCTACCTCCGGCTGCCCCACCACGACCTCCGCCTGCTGACCGGATTTCCTCATGGCGTCCACGTACTCTGATCGAGACTCTTCATCAGGGACTACACAAATGTGCCGTCCCCCTGTGTGATGCGTCGCAACTGCAAGACCGATGCTCGTGGCCACCGCACCGCCTTTCGACCACGTTTCGACGACCAACTGCGTGTTCCATCCGGCAGCCATGGCTGAAACCAGTTCTGCAACACTTGATCCTTTGGAAACTTCACACTGCATATATCAAACAGAAAAGAAGCAAAGATTTAACAAGAAGAAATCCTTAAAACTAAGTCTTGATCAGAAAGACACATCTCATATacatacaacatatatatatatatatataagaactCACTGATCTAACGGTGTCGATGTAAGCCTTTGAGGCAGTTTCTGGAGACCAGACAAGCTTCATGTCTTCTGCTTAGTTCTGTCCTCTTTTCTTGGTGTTCAAATTGTGCTTTTTCTTGGGGGTTTGAGAGTGGGAATGATGAAAAGGGTGTGGCCAATTTGGGTTTTTAAAAGCAAGAATGGAAGGAAACGTCTGTGTCCGAACCGTTGACAAATCCAACATGGGAAAATCTATTATTATTGCAACTGGATTTCATGTATTCAATTACGTCACTTACACACTATGTACAATATTACTATGTTTCTGTTGTTGACCAACTAAAATTTCAGTATTTTTCATGTTGCTGTTATCGTTATTcattttgttcaaattaaattgtaataaatgattgatttaaatgtataataaattCGTGATATGTGAATGATGATTGATATTGTTTAGCCATCATCCAACAGTGTACAATCAATAGAATATGTGGATCACTTCATCACTGAAGTGGTGTGTCTTTCATTTGAAATAGTATGTCTATTCTAGTGAAATGACGTGTccatccaaataaaaaattataatcttttcCACTAGGCATGTCTATTGAATTGAACATTACAAGCCTCTATAAGAACCCCTATTCACCTCATTTTCGTTCAAACATTTCACAACACTCTTAACAATCAAAAATAGTAATGCAAATAGAGTATTATTTTGagactttcaaatattatttggattgttattctaaaaaatgtgTAGTTCTGttactttaaaatttcaaaatcattgTATTTTAACTGACAAATTGCTTTCACCATTAGCACCagaatgaattaataattattttaaatataaagagtTCGACTcttatctcaatttttagCACACAACTACCATTGATTCCATCACTCttcatgataattaaaaagtagGTATGCATAGTATATATGTGTCAGTATGATTTGTCATTGCATAATAACAAAGTAGGAAAAATCCCTAcctaataaaatatcatgatTTGAAGGTTTTATAAAGTCAAATTG includes:
- the LOC105164207 gene encoding uncharacterized protein LOC105164207, encoding MKLVWSPETASKAYIDTVRSCEVSKGSSVAELVSAMAAGWNTQLVVETWSKGGAVATSIGLAVATHHTGGRHICVVPDEESRSEYVDAMRKSGQQAEVVVGQPEVAVEGLEGIDFLVVDGTRNDFVRILRVAKLGHRGAVLVCKNASSRAASDFRWRSVLDRKSRIVRSVLLPVGQGLDIAHIGAKGGDKVKGKSKSKWIRHIDEQSGEEYVIRT
- the LOC105164206 gene encoding peptidyl-tRNA hydrolase ICT1, mitochondrial isoform X2, producing MMAATAINMVLARSIFRPTLHSQIFVPLFRAKSQVNDFGITPAGYSAVRCASTKSGGEEKKSPARLAEVQRLLYQAEERYKAAGGGVEPIPKLTLEHVTIGYARSGGPGGQNVNKVNTKVDMRFNVKNAHWLSERVRERIMQMEKNRINKDGEIVITSTKTRTQQGNVEDALAKLQAIIDAASYVPPPPSEETVKKIAKLSALAEQKRLDKKKAQSHKKLLRRSRGSWD
- the LOC105164205 gene encoding myeloid leukemia factor 1, which translates into the protein MQGGRDPFFGFGDPFGGFGSFGSFGGQRSLISSFFGGRDPFDDPFFTRPFGSMFESEFFGSTRGPLMNPHASGFLEHQTAQSNRSRGPIIEELNSDDEKDEKESRKEKKENPRKHGRSNREPLVEDPDDEATEKKSKQMSHRNDINQMHHVRSQPQSHSFTFQSSTVSYGGANGAYYSSSRTRRMGSDGLTFEECKEANSSTGQATHRVSRGIHDKGHSLTRKLKSDGHVDTMQTLHNLNEDELAGFEEAWKGNVRKHLPGLSEEITAQDVMRSASSSQQRSNRGGWALPSTERSNNLGSLKPEVGGMAGSRHHSGRVRTHLSDGAGSSRLRTNGAGSSNQAQRH
- the LOC105164206 gene encoding peptidyl-tRNA hydrolase ICT1, mitochondrial isoform X1; translation: MMAATAINMVLARSIFRPTLHSQIFVPLFRAKSQVNDFGITPAGYSAVRCASTKSGGEEKKSPARLAEVQRLLYQAEERYKAAGGGVEPIPKLTLEHVTIGYARSGGPGGQNVNKVNTKVDMRFNVKNAHWLSERVRERIMQMEKNRINKDGEIVITSTKTRTQQGNVEDALAKLQVFTYQKKKLQAIIDAASYVPPPPSEETVKKIAKLSALAEQKRLDKKKAQSHKKLLRRSRGSWD